Below is a window of Solanum stenotomum isolate F172 chromosome 7, ASM1918654v1, whole genome shotgun sequence DNA.
CTTGGTTTTTGCTTCAATCCCTAAGGACCTTTGTTGTTGCTGTTTTTCGCTTTAAAAAACACTGTATACTTCAAAGAAGTGCGCGAAAGGGGGTTTATTCCAACCCCTTTTCGTGGAAAATCACacttgtttatatatatatatgtgttatAGTAAATGTTGAAGTTCCTGGATGAAAATCTTGTCTCCCCCACTGCGCCCCAAGGAGTTGCTTTTTAAAGATTAACACTACATACAAGATGTTGTGTTGCAGTTCCCTTTGCTTTCAAGAAGTGGACTACTAGAAAAGCTGATGAATGAATCAACAAAAGACGATGGATCGTTATGCGTTCTTCAGCTTAGTGAGATACCTGGTGGAGCTAAAGCATTTGAGTTAGTAGCCAAGTTTTGTTATGGTGTTAGATTTGAACTTACTCCTCTAAATGTAGTTGCCCTTAGATGTGCATCTGAGTATTTGCAAATGACAAATGAATATGGTGAAGAAAATCTTGTATCACAAACCGAGTCTTTTCTCAATGATGTTTTTAGTAATTGGACAGATACAATTAAAGCATTAGAAACTTGTGAAGAAGTGTTGTCATATGCTGAAGAGCTTCACATTGTGTCGCGATGCATAAATTCATTAGCTATGAAAGCTTGTAGCGATTCTAAGTTGCTTAATTGGCCTGTGATGGAGAATGGTAACGATAGTGTTCATGATGTATGGAATGGTATAAGCACGGGGACTAAGACACAACCGATGACTGATGATTGGTGGTACGAGGATGTGTCCTTCCTCAGCTTACCTTTGTACAAACGTTTGATTCAGGCTGTTGAAGCTGGAGGAATGAGGGCTGGGAACATATCGGGTGCACTCGTGTTTTATGCAAAGAAATATGTTCCTTTAATGAATAGGCAATCGAGCTTTAAGGACGTTACTCATGCTAAATCAGGTTCTACTCCGTCTGAGGCTGATCAAAGAGCGCTTTTAGAAGAGATCGTTGAGTTGTTACCAAAACAGAAAGGTGTAACGGAGACTAGATTTCTCCTCAGGCTGCTACGTACTGCTATGATGTTGCAGGCTAGTCCATCTTGTCGAGTAAATTTGGAAGGAAGAGTAGGGTTGCAGTTAGACCAGGCTATACTTGATGATCTGCTCATACCAAATATCGGTTACACTGTTGAAACTTTGTATGATATAGACTGTTTTCAGCGTATTCTAGATCATTTCTTGTTAATAGATCAGGCTTCAGCAGCCGTATCTCCATGTATAATGGAAGAGAGTCAGTTGATTGAAGGTAGTCAGTCTTTGGCTTCCATAACAAGAGTAGCTAATCTCGTGGATTCGTATCTTGCTGAGGTCGCCCCTGATGTtaatttcaagtttccaaaattTCAGACTCTTGCTTCTGCAATCCCAGAATATGCTAGGCCAGTCTCCGATGGTATCTATCGTGCAATCGATATATATTTGAAGGTAACTCTTAAATTCAACTTTGATGGTGTGTGTATATAAACCATTTTACTCTGTTTTGTTTTATAAAGGTTGATAGTTCAGAGCTATGTTGCTAGGACTATTCAAATATATAGTTGTACCCTGTCGGATCTTCTagaaatgcactacttttggacaATCTGTCATGCACCCGGtattatttttgaagagtcctaAGTCCTAACAACACAGCTTATGATAATAGTACTGATCTAAACATAAGATAGAAACTACTCCCTTTGTTTCAGTTTGTTTGTCTGACGttctgtttttaaaaaaagaaaggagtTGAATTTAAACGTTTCAAATGTAGGCACATCCTTGGTTGACAGACATTGAAAGAGAGCAAATCTGCAGACTAATGAATTGCCAGAAGCTGTCGTTAGAGGCCAGCACGCACGCTGCTCAAAACGAGAGGCTTCCCCTAAGGGTGATTGTTCAAGTCCTGTTTTTTGAACAGCTTCGTCTACGTACATCAATCTCTGGATGGTTCTTTGTGTCCGAAAACCTTGAAAATGTTAGCGGAGCAATTGGACAACACGCGGACAATGCTACACGAGGCAGAGGAAGGAGTGTTGAGGACATGAGGGAACGTGTTTCCGAGCTTGAAAAAGAGTGTAACAACATGAAGGAAGAGTTCCAAAAGATGGTGAAAACAAAGAGGAGATGGAATATATTTTTCAGGAGAAAATCTCAGTGTAATTCAAAATCAGGAAAGCCTAGTGAAGATGCAACATGTCAAACTGTTCCACCAAAAGTTCACTAAGTTTTAAACACTAATAAAACTGTTTTTGGAGTTTCTGaaagtcttttattttggtcattttgaCATTTGCCAATCTTTTGATTCTCAAATATTTAGCCAAGTTTCATTGATTACTTTTGTTCTACTCTCTATAACAATGTTGTTTATACGAATATTCTTTTGGATGTTATAGCGAAATACTATTATAGAGAACATATACTATAACACAACATGAAAATTAGTTCCACATAAAACTTGGTTGTTATAGTGAAATGTTGTTATAGAGGAAGGTTATTATAAAGATATCTGACCATAATAGTTAGTCAGAGTTTATGGATTCTAGATTCTATAAAAAGAAAGTTACTAGGTTCTTGACAGATTATTTATATACGTTGAATGGATTTTTTAGTACAAATACAAGGTATGTGTTATGTAAATAGAGTTGTTGGGGATTCTAAATTAAGTACATTAGTTTGGTAATGGTTGAAGCAACAAACTCGGATTCAGTTTGAAAACCTATAAAAGGGGTTAGCATGCAACAACTTTCCGTGATAGAGGCAAGtttcttcaagttcaagttccgCTTGATTTCTAATCATTTTGATATGAGTAAGTTCTTGCGGTTCGCTTGTTGTCTACTAATTAAACCTTCATTTGCCCCGACCTCTATGATGGATCGTAAATTAAGTGAAGTTAAATCAATGAAATGAACGGCCTAACATTTTTTACATCTAAGATAAGAAATTGGCCCAATTGAAGTTGTTGCTATATTATCCACAACTGGGTCCAGAAATTGGGCTATAACTTAGTGGACTCATTTTAGGCCTTGTTAAATTGGGCTGAAATGACACCAGGGAGCCACTGATTTATGcaaatgtttattattttttaggccatcatttaaatttttcctatatttcttaaaaaattgtaCAAATATAGTATTTGAAAAATTACCCTTTTGGACTATATTAGATTCGGTTATAATGTTTGCGATCGCTCCACATCACAATAAATTATTACTATCATGTAATATTCtgtttgttcaaaaaatatttttagaccGTAATCTAAAAGGTTCATAAGTTGTAAGagtgataattaaaaaaatgattgttTACTAAATAATTACCCCAAACAAATTTCACGCTTGTAGCAGcgttaatttaaaatataattcattttcaAAGCTATTTAAAAGTTTAGCCATGTTTCAGATTGAACTTGTTGCTACTAAGTActaatattcttcttcttctacgaTGTCTAAAGTTGGGTTCATTAAAACCTAACTTCATATTTAAATATCTGAAATTTGATAAACCGAAGTTCTAATTTAAAAAGTTAAGCTTTGCCAAAGCCTAAATACAAACTTGATATCTCAAATATGAGGCAAAGcttaaatacaaaatttaaatatcaaatatgaAGTTAGATTTTAATAATTGCTAATTTAAGAACCtcaagaatttgaattttataactCGAAACTCATTTATCTGAAGCGATTACAAGGTGGGGCTAAACTTTAAATAATGTAAGATGATCCCAATCTTaataaaacacttttttttttcaaaggtcaaaaaaatttcaacctAAACATTATAGGCATTttgattatcaaaaaaatcacaaaaagaaaaaaaaaaaaaggttttagaAAGCTAAATGGGGAACAGAAGTTCTATATGCCAGCTATAAAAAGTTTTGTCTCTTGAGgaattattatcattattatggCAGGCAAAACTCATCCTTCTTGTATATTCTTTATTCCcctttttatcattaattagctgcctattttttcttcataaaataaaGGCTAAACACATATGCATATCTTTAAATTTAtccctaaattttatttttcatttcaactcaatcttgtttcattttaatcatttaactataattttttatgtttcattttggcacttctAAGTGATGTGGTAGAGTGTGTGCATCACACTTTCTCTAAGacagtgaaagaaaaaaaaattaaaaaaataataaaagattaacccttcaactctattttttttatgtaccatttaaacacaaaataataattttatgatttctttatttctatatatgctCTTCAACTGCAGTTTTGCATTTTAAATATCGTCGTACATCCGTTAGTTATtgtaaaaaatcaaattaatggatgatctttgatttatttttttaaagtaacaatttcttttgagagtttccatgtaaatttttttaaaaaaatttgatgttcatccattattttattttt
It encodes the following:
- the LOC125871110 gene encoding BTB/POZ domain-containing protein At5g03250-like; this encodes MALLKLGSKSEAFCCEGQAWRCKSGLPSDITVEIGEMSFYLHKFPLLSRSGLLEKLMNESTKDDGSLCVLQLSEIPGGAKAFELVAKFCYGVRFELTPLNVVALRCASEYLQMTNEYGEENLVSQTESFLNDVFSNWTDTIKALETCEEVLSYAEELHIVSRCINSLAMKACSDSKLLNWPVMENGNDSVHDVWNGISTGTKTQPMTDDWWYEDVSFLSLPLYKRLIQAVEAGGMRAGNISGALVFYAKKYVPLMNRQSSFKDVTHAKSGSTPSEADQRALLEEIVELLPKQKGVTETRFLLRLLRTAMMLQASPSCRVNLEGRVGLQLDQAILDDLLIPNIGYTVETLYDIDCFQRILDHFLLIDQASAAVSPCIMEESQLIEGSQSLASITRVANLVDSYLAEVAPDVNFKFPKFQTLASAIPEYARPVSDGIYRAIDIYLKAHPWLTDIEREQICRLMNCQKLSLEASTHAAQNERLPLRVIVQVLFFEQLRLRTSISGWFFVSENLENVSGAIGQHADNATRGRGRSVEDMRERVSELEKECNNMKEEFQKMVKTKRRWNIFFRRKSQCNSKSGKPSEDATCQTVPPKVH